From the genome of Phoenix dactylifera cultivar Barhee BC4 chromosome 17, palm_55x_up_171113_PBpolish2nd_filt_p, whole genome shotgun sequence:
TACCGAATGAAGGCATCCTGTCTTGAAGCTAATGAATGCAGGCATCATGATGATAACTAAGAGAACTTCAACCTTGGGGATTGTAAGATATGGAGCAAACATACAGGAGCTTCAGAAGCTTGGACTGATTGGAGGGGAGGCATCAAAGGAAAATACTCCATCCCAGGCTTAAACTATCTCAGCGAGACTGCAGAACAATATTTGGGGAGATATCACAATCCAAGTCTCTTCCAGCCAGCTAGTCTGCAGGAAAATTAGcttctctaaacacatgattagcAGCGAAGAAGTCTAAAGAAGCCCAGGTTTTCAATTTGCTCCATCTTTTTctgtccctttcttttttttcatcattttttttgagaaaaagaaaaggatatccTTTCTTTGATTGGAAGGCCAGATGAGTTGAATTGCATATTGCTGAGTAGCTAAAGGTGAGATATTAGAGGAAACTGAACCTGCGACTATAATAAAAATATGGGTTCAGGTTCCTCTAATTCTCACATTCAGCTTCAACACCCAGTCATTGGTTGAGCAGTTGAAAGTGAAAAATTGGAGGAAACCAAACCAATTGTCGCTGCAAGTGGTTTGATCTCCTCCAATTCTCTCGCATTCAAAACTCAACATCAGTCTTACCTATAGAAGAAACTACTAATTGGGTTGGTAGGGAAATCGTTTGAGCCATTGAAGATGAGATGTTGGAGGAAACTGAGCCCTCCTAATGTATGCTTGAAGGATTCAGTTTCCTACAACTCTCAACTTCAGAACCCAAAGCAGACATGCGGAAACAGCAAAAGAGCTGTTACTTATAAAGACGTCTCCTTGGTCCAACCAAGAGACATTCAAATGTTGTGATAGTCCTTTTATTCTTCCACTATAGAAAGAGTTCAGATACAGTCACCACAGTGTGATTGTGGTCTTTCCCTTTCACCGGGACTTTGGGGCAGTAAGAATCCATGATTTTTCATGCAAACAAGAGGATTAGTTTACCAGGTAGGGATAAATTTACATGGTTACGGTAGTACCATGTTAGCATTCTTTCGACATGAAGACTAGCAGTTGTAGCAAATATTTTTCTTCATGCTCCATGGCTAGTGGGTTCCGGCTAGCCCTCTATAGACATGTTTCAAACTTAGACAACTTTCTTAGAGGTGGGTGAGAGGATGCCAACACGTTTATTAGTGATGCTCAAGGAGGATTTATATCATGCAAGGTATGCCGCCTTCGTATTGGCTCCGTATTGGTGCTATTCTATTATTGTATCAGTCTATTTGGTATGGAGGCTGATTTGGCGTACCAAGTATCGGTATATCTCCCATACTATATATTGGCATCGAGCCGGTACAGTATGGTGTACTATGATATCATGCATTTACCTTGATTCGTGGATGAAGTTTTACTAAAACAATCCATGGCCGCAAGCATTGTTCTATATGTAGAACTTATATCAATTGGATCTGAAAACAATTCCGAAAGGAGCTCCTCATATAAAAATTGACATGAATTTGAGAAAAGTTGCTTAAGTAGGTGGCAGTCATCGAACTAAGTATATATGGTGATGATCTACGCATCTTGTATTTGTTCAAAGGAAAACTCCAGGCAGGATTTTGGTCCAATATAATGCTACGAAATTTGAAGGCAAATTAGAAGGAGGTGTAGTTCGCATGGTACTAGGTGAACTTGCAAACCGAACTAACAAGACCTCAAGTTGATTTGGCTTGGGTTTTAGTTCAAATTTGTCCCTTTCCAACCTCTTTTGAGAAAAGAGGCTGGACTGTTTTGGTTCTGCATCAAGGGTTTGAGCAATTCAATTTAACCAAAACTAAACACATCCAGATAAGTATATTTCATAATGTGATACATATATAAGGATATAATCTCATGGTTTATGAATATCATATACTCATggattatgtttttttttttgaaagtgttGGATCTTTCCACATTTCTGATATGTTAAATCTAAAATTCATAGTTTGTCCGTTGGATTACATTATTGTTTGATATTGTCTAATGGGTTATTTATCGGTTAACATCATTCACTTTTCTTTGATAAAAGATTTTCATTGTTCACTACTCAGTGGATTTTCCTGAACAGAATCAGTTAATTATCATAATAATttttccttttaatatttgagtTACTCAAGAATCGACTTAATGACCTAATTCCTTTGGTTCGTTCATTTTGGTTTCATCATAAATTGATTCACCAATTCCTTCCTACAGTCAAAAAAGATCTCATTTCACTACCAAAAACCGCTATGCAGaatctgtgtgtgtgtgagagagagagaaccaggGCAAGATGATGCTCCCTTGAAGTAAGGGTGAGGGTGGGATTGAATCCAAATCACCAGTACCGAATATAATTGTATAGGTTAAGTATTTGGTCTAATCATAATAACCAAGGACTAATAACGTGATTATTAGtacaataaataataattagtAAAGACATGCCTTTGAACTATATTAGCTTTTCTACTTAAATATCATAGTCATTTACAGTGTTTTTCATGATAAACATCAAAGGTCAATCCTTACAGATTCATGGACTTTTCATTCCCCACTTGATAGCCCCACCAAGATAGGGTCACTATGTCAAATTGGTCAACTCTCGGCATAAGGCTTATATTTCTAAAGGTGTAATTAAGATCCAATGCTTTGTTTGtctatcattttatattttatctaTGTTGACCAGAGACTTCATTCCCGCCCTTTAAATTCAAAGGCCATCTTTTATCTAGCCCTTGATTATTCTATACAAATTAAAATGCAAATTTGAGCAAAATATGCATAAATATACAGAAAAAAAAGTAGCTTAAATATGCATAGGATTTAACATCTCTCCTATTGCAATGAGAATTTTAAGATAGgactccacccttcttttgaCTCTATATTTTTGTAACAGTTTACATttgatattttagatttttttttgtttttacaaCTACATGTATTCCACATGCCGAGCAATCATAGTAAAATATTAGTGCAAGCACTCGAGCATAAAATGCCAGCCAAATGATCTCTGTCTTAGGATTAACAGCTATTTGCATGTAAAAGATATGTTTTTATGTGAATTGCGAagagcattaaaaaaaaaaagtcagaaTTCGAATCTaaactatatttattattaaataaattttaaataaaatttatttaaaatttaatattttttgtatCCAAGTCCCACTCATAATATAAGAGCTACACATGCGTCTATGAGTTTGAACATGGGGTGGTGCACCATCAAACAAGAAAAGGAGTGGCTAAAAGTATGATAAATATAGCTTACCTGGGATCTTTCAATCCCCATTCCTAGTGGGTCCATCCACCAAGGTAGAGATAAGGAATCAAACTGGTCTAGTTCTTGGCCTCTTGTTGTTGGACTCTGCCCACCCCCCTCATGCAATGAACAAAAATCGTCATTTAATGCACCCGTGAGTCAATATTTAAGTCAGTGCATTTCCAGCAACCGGACGgcaataaaatgatgattcccACTCGGCTACGAGACTTGACTTCGACCTTGCAGTGAGAGAGAAAGATGAGGGCGGTGCTTCCACTTCGCCCCCTCCCCTtcgtccttctcctcctcctcctcctcgtcgccGACGGCAGCGTCCCGGCGGCAGAGGAGGTGCCATTGGCGGCGCCATTCACCTGTAACGCCACCGCGAAGGCCTcgtgccaggccctcctcggcTACGTGCCCCCCAACGCCACCACCTACGCCGCCATCAAGTCCCTCTTCCAGGTCCGCTCCCTCCGCTCCCTTCTCGGCGCCAACGGCCTCCCCATCTCCACCCACTCCTCCGCTGCTGTACCCGCCGGCTCCACCGTTCGCGTCCGCTTCCCCTGCTCCTGCTCCCACGGCACCGGCGTCTCCGCCCGCAACCACCCCGTCTACAAGGTCAAGGCCGACGACGGTCTCGACGCCATCGCCAGAAACGTCTTCAACGGCTTCGTCACCTACCAGGAGATCGCGGCGGCGAACAATATCTCCGACCCCAACAAGATTGAGGTGGGACAGAAGCTGTGGATTCCGCTGCCATGCAGCTGTGACCCGGTGGACGGCGCCGCCGTGGTCCACTACGCCCACGTGGTGGCGGCCGGGAGCTCGGTGGACGCGATCGCGGCGGAGTTTGGGACGGACGTGGACGTGCTGCTCCGGTTGAATGGGATTAGCGATCCGAAGAAGCTTCTGGCCGGCCAGGTTCTTGATGTCCCTCTTCGAGGTCTGGTGCTCGGTTCCCCTCTCAATTTCTTATCGAATTTTGTTGCTAGATACCAAACTTTCTACCCCTCGAATTGTTCTAGACGTAATCCAAGACTTctttaaaacaaaaaagttGGAAACTTGGAGTAGCTCAAATTGTTTTAGAAGTAACCTATCGTTCTTTAAAGCAAAAAAGTAGCAATCTTGGAGTAGCTCAAATTGTTTAAGAAGCAATTCCTTAAAGCAACTAATGTGGCATCTTGGAGCAGTAAATGAGCAGGATTTGAGATGAAACGCTTTAGAACTAGTATCTTAGTTCTTTGAAGCAAGAAAGCTGGAATTTTGGATAATAAGCGAGTAGGATTTTAAGATGGAGGACTTACACTTCACCATccatttcttttcctctcttttccctGTCGTTCTAGTTGCAGCCTTTTGTCACTTTGGATAGTTCACAGTTCACTACTGGATTTCTTTGGCTTTGGGACTCCGTATCCAAATTCTATGGGTACTTAAAGTGTCACTAAGAAGAAAAGGGCACCTTAACATCAATTTGTCGGATAAATCCCTGGCGTTTTGCATGCGTATTCCTTAATGGTCTGGTTGTTTGTTAAAGTAAAAAATGTTTCAAGATCCTATCACGGATGCTAACTTTGGTGCACCAAAGGGAGCGAGGGCTTATACTTGACAAATGTCTCCCTTGAAAAAGAGCAATGTTGTTCTATACTCTTCACTTTATCGTGTTGTAGGTGGAATATTTTTCTGTATCATTTCTTTGCATTATTCAATAGTATGTTAGTATTCATAATTTCCTTTTTGACccctttttgatgtttttattttttttgtttgatcttCTTAATTCTAGCATACAAGTATTCATCTAAATCCCATTATGATCAATTAAATCCTTGTCCACAAGTCTGTCTCCTTGCTTGTATGTACAACTTCTGAATTCTGTCAACAGATGTCCTTATGCTAACACCCGCATTCTGACATCCTGCCAAAGAACTATGTTAAAATGGAAGGGAAAGAGGTGTACACTAACCTTTTGGGGTGTGATTGTGTAAATGCTTTGAAGCAACCTCCTTCATGAAAGCGGTggggaaattttttttctttttgaggacTCTTATTTAAGAGAAACCATGCATATAACCCTGTAAATGTAGGTACCTGATCATTTTTAGCCTGCAACTGTGGTGCCACGCATTTGGAGTAGTCTGAATGTTTTCTTCAACAGCAAGATGCTATGCATAGTGTTTGGAATGAATTGAAATGAATCTAATCCATTGGAATCCAGAAAGGCTGGGGAGTGCCATTCAGATTGGATGACATTCTGCAAATCAAGATTGAGCTTAGAAAACCAAATTATGTGATAATCATCCAGTGGCTTCATGTCTATCATGACTAGCATTTATTTTTTAGTAGGCTGAATATATATCCTTTTGtcttaaaatattaattaaaaactggTTAATGTCTTGTTGTTATTGAGAGAAAGAGCCAAAAAAGGTCAGATTCAGGAAATACAACAATTTCATGGTTAACATTTCAGGATTTAATCATTTCATTAAACAAATGATACATCTAGATCTGTTGCATATATGGAGGGTTCACCTCGAAAGGTCATTAATTAGCATGTCATAGTCTGATTATATGATTAGTAAATGGAGGGCTTCCAGGATTTAGGAGGACTGAGGGTGGCAAGGGAGTGCAATAGTTGGGTTCGCATGGTggataaatttattataaataaaaattataagtCAAAATTTGGTTTCTAGAGGGTTTGATATGGACTTCAgaattcttttggattttgatatttgcaaaacatcaaaTATAAAAGCAAACATAGAAAACTGGCTCATAACATACTTTTACCTTGCCTCTGCCCCAACCCcttcccttctccctctccttgcccctccccctccacctccAAAAAATGGGGAAAAAAAACAACAGGAAAATAAACCTACGCGGATGcacagaaaaaggaaaaaataaaagcataaagcgAAGAAAACAAGGGTTTCCCAGCTTCCTCACAATTTTATGCTAAAATGCAATGTCTGGATCCACAATCAGTCCATCCGGTTCTTCAGGCAAAGCAACACCATGACTGTGAATCAAATCTCAACTTTTGATAACAttgtattaattatttttgaataCACATTATTCTCAAAAAAGTCTTTGAACACATCACATATATGATCCTGGGGAAAAAATGGAATGATGGAATGAGATGGACAAGTTTATAAAAGAAACACTAGGGAGAAGATTATTACCAAAGGAAAATCAGTGGGTGTGAAAAATGGAATGATGGAATGTGATGGACAGGTTTAAAAGAAGCAGTAGGGAAAGGATAATTACCAGAAGGAAAATGAGTGGGCGAAGGTACAATGAACGCGAAAGAATTTACAACACACTTGAATTTGTACAATAGAAGAAATTATTTAGGCATATTccgtttgttattattattattattatttttttgaggaAAGACTATATGTTATTATGTTATGCACAAGCTTTGTATGTTAAAAACTTAAATCCAAATTGCACTATTTTGTAGTGAAGCTTTTTTTAAACTTTCTCTATAAATTGCTCTCTTCTGCGTTCTTATTCGGCATCCATATAGACAAACTtagaagtaataatgataatacacttgggttatgcaTTTCGTTCTTTCTGGAATATTACTAACATGCTACTAGATTGAAACTTGAGAAGCAGGTTTGACTGGATCTTGTCCCTAGACATATTCTTCTTACGCTCTAATTTTCACCCCCTTTCCTCTGTTTTCTGTTTTACCAGCAAAGGATTAACAATATATGTTGATTCCACAGCTTGTTCTTCCTCAATAAGCAACACATCTATCGACCGTCACCTCCGCCTTCCCAATGATAGCTATGCTCTCACTGCCAATGACTGTGTCCTCTGCAGCTGCAGCTCCTCCACTTGGCAGTGAGTTGTCCCTTTTGGAATCATCTTTTTGTGTGGAATTTGTTGTATGTTTGAACCTGTTCGCATGTTAGTATCTGTTCTAAATAATTCTCTGGGATTCTGTGTGTTTAATAGGCTAAACTGCCAACCAACCCAAGGAATAAGTTCCTCAACTTGCCCTGCTGCAAAGTGTGGGAGTCTTTATCTTGGCAACGCATCATCCATCTCGGCTTGTGAGAACACTCTATGTGCCTATGCTGGCTACACCAATACCACCAAATTCACCATTCACACCAACCTCACCACCCTGTCTCTATGCAACAGTAGGCTTTGTCTCTAACTCTAAAACCTCCTTTTCTAAATTGCACAGGTCAGTTTAAATAAAGGTATCATTTCTATCTTTTAATGGTCGCTCTTTGCTTGTGTTCTTTTCCGACCAGATGGGAGCGCGCCGCAGTCTCAGCCAAGCAATAGTTCTGCTCCAGGGTTGGGATTACAGGGGTTGAATTGGATGGAGCTTTTCATTACCGTTCACATTGGTTTGCTTTGTTTTGGTTTTCTTTGGCGTGGCACCAATTGAAAGGGTTCTACTTTTTTCCCTACATGGCTGTTGTACCAGTAGactagtctctctctctctctctctctctctctctctctctctctcttctcttcttttttcgaTGTATGCCGCGTTGGATGTTTTGTGATTCAA
Proteins encoded in this window:
- the LOC103701084 gene encoding chitin elicitor-binding protein — encoded protein: MRAVLPLRPLPFVLLLLLLLVADGSVPAAEEVPLAAPFTCNATAKASCQALLGYVPPNATTYAAIKSLFQVRSLRSLLGANGLPISTHSSAAVPAGSTVRVRFPCSCSHGTGVSARNHPVYKVKADDGLDAIARNVFNGFVTYQEIAAANNISDPNKIEVGQKLWIPLPCSCDPVDGAAVVHYAHVVAAGSSVDAIAAEFGTDVDVLLRLNGISDPKKLLAGQVLDVPLRACSSSISNTSIDRHLRLPNDSYALTANDCVLCSCSSSTWQLNCQPTQGISSSTCPAAKCGSLYLGNASSISACENTLCAYAGYTNTTKFTIHTNLTTLSLCNNGSAPQSQPSNSSAPGLGLQGLNWMELFITVHIGLLCFGFLWRGTN